The Pseudomonas sp. MM223 genome segment AATTGCGCGAAGGCCTGCCGGTCATTGCCTACCAGGGCGAAGAACAGTGCATAGCTCTGCCCTTCCGAAGTAGTGATCAGGCGCTCATCGCTCGGGTCGATGACCCGACCGTCCACACTCACCAGTTCGGCCTTGAAGCGGTCCCAGGCGGGCCACGGGCAGGCCGGCGCGGCATTGGCGAAGAAAGGCAGGCCGAAGGTGACCAGCCCTACCAGCAATCGGCGCATCATCACCCCGCCTCACCCAGGCGGCGCTTGCCTGCCCAGCGCAGTGCCCGCCATAGCAGGAAGGCAAACAGCACCACGCAAACGGCCGCGATCGCCGCCAGCAGCACGGGGTGCTCGGACAAGTGGAACCACAACAGCAGCCACCACGGCAAGGCGCCCACGAAGTAATGCTCACCGACAAACTGGCTGGTAACACCACTGCTGCGCACCAGCGTAACCGAACCGGCCACTGCGTCGAGCTTGCCTACGTCGCCGAGCGTATCGCGCAGCAAGCCGTAGTCGCTGTCGCTACTGGCCAACAGGGCAACGACGCTGCGCTGCTCATGGAACGGCGATTTCAACCCGGTGATCGCCGCGATGGGTGCCTGCGCGCTCACCGCCACGCGGCTGCTAGCAGCCGCCGGTGCGGTGTCGAAGCGCTGGCTGCCCGGCAGCCCTGCGCTGCGGCCTTGCAGCAGCCAGTCACGCTGGGCGCTGAGCAGCAGGCCAAGGTTGGGCGCTTCGCTCAGGGCTTCAGGCAGGCTGCCGATCAGCAGCAAGTCGGCATCGGCCGCTGCGGCCTGCTTCCAGTCATCCACCAGTTGCAGGCCCAGCGCCGGGTAACCGACCTGCCCTGCTACACCGCCAACGGTGTCGAGCAAGGTGCCGACCTGCATCGCCGTGGGTTTGGCCGGCATGATGACCAGGGTTTCGGAAAGGTCGGCCATGCGGCTGAACGGGAAGCCGCTGCGGGCAAATGCACGCAGGTCGGGCATGGCAATGTAGTGGTAATAACCGGACAGGTCGATGGTGGAGTTGTCATCGATCGCTGCGCGCACATCCACCGGTAGCGAGGTCTGGCAACGGTCGCGCTGGGCGCTGCCCAAGGTGCTGGCAAAGCTGAAATCGAAGCGCAGGCGGTTACGGTCGCCAATCTTCAGCGCCGGCACCAGTGACTTTTCGGTCAATGCCGTGCTGTCGCCGGACAACACCGCCAGGCGCATTTCTTCAAGGGTGCCGCTGCGCCGGTCATTGCCCACCAGCGGCATGCTGGTGATGTACTGGTCGTTGACGCTGATGCTCAGGCGCGATTCGTCGGTTACCGCAGGCGCCGTGTAGCGGTACAGGGTACGCAGCGGGATGCCCTGGTTACGCCAGACAAACAGGTCGGGCGGCAGGTTCAGCTCCAGCGTTACCGGCCGCGGTTGAAGGCCACTGACTTGCAACTGCTCGGGGTAGTCCAGCAGCTCGGCAAAGCGTACCGGCCGGTCGGTGCGCGTCCAGTTGGGCGCATCGTAGGGCTGGCGCGGTTGCAAGGCGGTCATCTGCTCCACTTTCACCCGGGCACCGCGGAACAGGTTGTTGCCAACCGCCAGCGCCGATGCAGCCTTGACCAGATCATCGTCGTTGCGGCCCAGTACCAGCAGCACTTTGCTCCAGCGGTCATCCGGGTGGTCGATCATCTGCAGCACCGGGCCATCGACCGGCGGGAACTTCTGCAGGTCGGCGAGGAAGGCCGGGCGACGGTCGTTGGTGGCAAACACGATGCTTGGCTTTGGCGTGTCCGCCCGCACCGGCAGGCGGTTGTACAGCACCGGGAAGGTTGCCTTGCGCCAGCCGGCCTGGCTGCCGAAGTACGACGCCAGGATAGCCGCCGCGCGTTGCTCACCCAGGCTCGGCACGCCGCTGAACACCACCGGCAGTTCCACCTTGCCGGTATCCCGCGCGTCGAAGAACGGCAGCGGGAAATACGCCAGGTCGTTGTCCAGCGCCAGGGCCTGCTCGTGCAACTGCACCTGGCTCTTGCGATTGAGGTTAAGCCACAGGCCGCTGTGCGCCGGGTCTTCGCAGATGTCGGTGTAGTGCCCGACAAACTCCAGGCGTACCCGGTTGAAGTCGCTCAGCAGCTTTGGGTCCAGCGGCAACTGGCGGCGCACGCGCTGGCCAGGCTGGTCCTTCTCCACGGGCACCACGCCCATCAGCTCGTCATTGAGATAGACACGCAGGTGCGACAGGTTAGGCAGCAGCGCTGGCGAAGGCGTGTAATCCAGCTGCAGGCTGGCGTCAGTGGCCAGGCGGTCGCGACGCACGCCAAACTCGATGTGCTCAGTGTTGCGCACCCCCAGCAACAGGCTGTCGGACGCATGCCCAAGCTGCTCGAAGGTTTTCATCACTGGCCAGTTCGGTACCGTGGGTACGGCTGGCTCGGCAAGCGGGGCTACAGAGGCAGCAGCAGTTTGCGACAAGGCGGCACACAGCGCCATCGCCAGGCCCCAGGTACGCGCGGGATAACCAGTCATCATGCGTCTCGATCAACAAGGTTCAAAGAAGGGACAGCCCGCGGCGTGCGGGGCCAGTAGCTGGCAAGCCAGTGTGCCAACGCGCGCAGCGGGCGCAGCCACGCGTGTACCCACGGCGGCAGGTGCTCGAGCAGGCGCAGGTAACCGACACCGCCCAGCTTCAGCACATCGACCAGGCTGCGCAGCGGGCGCTCGACCTCGTGCTGCTCGCTCCAGCCCAGCCAGGCATCGGCGCGGGCAAAGGTGCAGTGCACCAGGTCGATACGCTGCTGTTGGCTGAGCGCGTGGAACACCAGGCCCACGTGCTGCCCGACCGTACGGGTGACACAGGCCTGGAAGGCGAACTCGCGCTGGCCACGGTTGAGCAGCAGGCGCACCTGTTCTCCCGGTTTCAACGTTAGGCCTTCGTGCAGCTGCAGGCCGACACCGCCATCGGAGTAGTCGACCAGGGTGCACGGGTAGGCGTGACCGCTGGGCAGCACCACCCCAGCCGGCAGGCGCATTTGCACCCGGTGGGCACGGCGCACCTGGCGTACTTCGGCGGCCACGGCAACGGCGGCGCCAATGATCAGCAGGTTGTAGATCACCCACAGCGAACTGACGATCACCGTGCCGATTTCTGCCGCCGGGCCGGTGAACAGGCGCCACACGGCAAAACCCAGGCCCGCTACGTTGAGTGCCGCAAGCCACAGGTACGGCTGGGCGATATGCCAGTCGAACTGCTCCTGCTCCATCAGGCCGCCCTTGGCGGTGACGTTGAACTTGCCTTTTTTCGGCGCGAACAGCGCGACCGTGGTCGGCCGGGCGATGTACCAGGCCAGCACGGTCTCGTACACCTCCCCCCAGAAGGTTTGCCGGTACTTGCCCTGCATGCGCGAGTTGGTGAGGCTGGCGTGGATCATGTGCGGCAACACGTACAACAGGATCATCAACGCCGGTGCATAGATGATGTAGGCATGCAGCAACAGGAACGCCAGCGGTGCGGTCAAAAACACCAGGCGCGGCAGGCCGGCCAGGAAGTGCAGCATCGCATTGGCATAACACACCCGCTGGAACAGGCTCAGCCCACGCCCGAACAAGGGGTTGTCGGTGCGGAAGATCTGCACCATGCCGCGCGCCCAGCGAATGCGCTGGCCGATGTGCGCCGACAGGCTTTCGGTAGCCAGGCCCGCCGCCTGCGGGATACTCAGGTAGGCCGATGACCAACCCTGGCGGTGCATGCGCAAGGCGGTGTGGGCATCTTCGGTCACGGTCTCCACGGCAAAGCCACCGATGCTTTCCAGCGCAGTGCGGCGCAGCACCGCGCACGAGCCGCAGAAAAACGCCGCGTTCCACATGTCGTTGCCGTCCTGGATCAGGCCGTAGAACAGCTCCCCTTCATTGGGGCGGCGACGGAACGAACCCAGGTTGCGCTCGAACGGGTCGGGGGAGAAGAAATGGTGCGGCGTCTGCACCAGTGCCAGCTTCGGGTCCTTGAGGAACCAGCCCACCGTCATTTGCAGGAAGGAGCGCACCGGCACGTGGTCGCAGTCGAAAATGGCGATCAGCTCGCTGTCGGTCACACCCAGCGCATGGTTGAGGTTGCCGGCTTTGGCGTGCTTGCTGTCCGGCCGCACGATGTAGCCCACCCCCACCTCGTCGGCGAACGCGCGGAACGCGTCGCGGCGGCCGTCGTCGAGGATATAGATGCGCAGGCATTCGCGTGGCCAGTCCAGGCCCAGGGCCGCCAGTACGGTGGTGCGCACTACCGACAAGTCTTCGTTGTAGGTGGGGATCATCAGGTCGACGGTCGGCCAGTGCTGCGGGTTGGCAGGCAGGTTCGCCGGCTTGCGCTGTAACGGCCAGCTGGTCTGGATGTAGCCCAGGATCAGCACGAACCACGAATAGGTTTCCGCCGCCAGCAGGATCACCCCGCACACCAGGTCGGTGGTGTCGTTCCAGTTCAGGGTCGCGGTGTAGCGCCACCACAGGTAACGGCAAGAAATGATGGTCGACAGCACGATCAGCATCAGTGTCGGGAAACGCCCCGGCATGTGCCGCACCAGCATGGCAATACCCAGCAGCAGGCCGATGAACACCAGCTGTGCCAGGTAGCCAAACGGCTCCGTCACGCACAGCAGGGCCAGGCCGGTCGCGCACAGCGTCAGCACGCTGTAGAACGCCCGCCGGGCGAACACGCTCAAGCCGCGCAAGCGTGCCGAGGCTTCATGCTTGAAGGCACTGTCACGGTAGCGGGCGGGTACTTGCTGCAACCTGCCGACCAGCAAGCTGCGGTAATGGCCCGCAAGCCGTCGCGCGTTACGCAACTGCTCGCGTACGCAATCCCTTATGCGCCGTGCGAACTCCGGTCGGCGTTGCGCTGGTTGCTGCCTCAGCAAAAGCCACAGGCTCTGGATCAACAGGCGGACCGGGTCTCCCAGGCTCGGGCGCTTGCCCGCCAGTTGCGGGTACAGGCGCTGGCGCTCGGCCAACAGCGCCTGCCAGGCGGGGGACTCCAGCCGCAGGAACAGGAAGGCCAGCCAGACGCCGACGGTAAACAGGCAAGCTACCGGTAAGCGCGCACCGCGTGCGCTGAACCAGGTGTACGCCGACAGGGGGCTCAAGGTCACGGCTGACGCCTCGTCAGGCAGCGTACCGCCAGGCTCTGCACATCTCGGCAGGCCAGGCTCTGCGGCGCGTAATGGCCGAGCGGTGCCTTGCATGCCAGCGCTTCGAGGAACGCCTCGTCGCGGTGCACCACCTGGATCGGCAAGCGATCACGGTACAGGTCGCGCCACACCATCAACAAGTCGCTTTGCAAACGGCTGGCCGGGTCGTAACGGTTGACCAGCAGCATGTCGTAGCGCTCGACCGGCTCGCGGCCGAGCAACAGGTGGCTGGCCATTTCGGCCTCGGCCACCAGCACTCGCACATCGGTCTCGATGCTGTGGCCCGCGGTGTCGGGCGGCAGTTGCGGCAGGTCGAACAACACCCAGTCGAAATGCCCGGCCAGCTCGGCCTGGCGAGCGCGCCATACCTGCGGGTCGGGCACAGGGTGCGGCACGCCGCCCGGCAGGCTGCCGAACGGCAGCAGGCACAGGCCATCAAGTACTTCATACACGGCATCGTCAAACGGCTGCCCTTGCTGCTCGGCCGGTGCCCAACCTTCTTGCGTATCCAGCGGCAGGTTGAAGTGCAGCCCGAGCAAGTTGCTTGGGCACAGGTCGATCAGCAGCACCCGCTCGCCCACGCCCTGCAGCGCATAACCCAGCGCGGCCAGCAAGGCGCTGCGCCCCAGGCCGCCGCGCACGCCGTGCAAGGCCAGGCTGGTCATGGCGACACACCCTCGCGCTGCGCTGCAGCCGCAGGCGACGTGCCCGGGGTGCTGGCCCGGCAGCTTTCACCCAGCAGCGGCCAGCGTTGCAACGCCTGCTGAACCCCCACCAACATGGAAATGTCCTGGTAGTTCAGGTCTGGCATGGCCAGGTGCTGACGCAACTGGGCGATATCGTCGCTGCGGTCGGACGGGTCTGCCTTGCCAGTGTTCATGGGCGCTCCTCGGGGATGGGCTGCCAGTCGGGCTGGCCTTGCAGGCGCATGTAAGCGCGCCCCTGATAGTTCACAACCTCTGCCCCGGAGGTTTGCGCAACCTGTTCGGTGGTCGGCAGGTCGGCCAACAGGCCGGGCACATCCAGCGCCTGCTGCTGGCCCAGGCCGGTGTAAACGCGCGACACGACCTCGGACAGTGCCAGGTAGCTGGTCGGTGCCGAGACACGCAGCGGTTCGCTGCGTGCCGGCTGCCCCATGCCGATGAACTTCAGGCCGACCGGTACATGGGTGATCGACGGCGTAGGGATTTCGCGCATGCCTGAAAGCTGCATGCGGTCACCGTGCAGCGCAGCGCCATGTTCCGGGACAATGGCCACGACCACGCGGCGGCCACTGCGCTCCAGCTCGTCGAGGAAGGTGCCCAGCTCGCCGAACAGCCGGTTGGCGCGGGTGGCGTAATCGGCCACGCGGGTACCGCCGTCGGCGGTCACGATGCGGTTGCCGTCGTGCAGGCTGATGCTGTTGTAGAACAGCGACACATGCTCGGCGGCGCTGCCTTTGCGCTGCCCCCACCAGCGGCGCAACACGTCCAGGTCGCTGGCAATTGGCGAGCCGTCAAAGCCGACCAGCGCGCGCGGGAAGTCGGTATTGCGCAAGCCGGGCTGCGGCATGTGTTGCTGGGTGATATCGCCGATAAAGTTGTCGAACTGGCCGCTGTGGTTGAGCAAGGTATTGCTCTGGAAACCGAGCTTGGCCAGGTTCTGGAACAACAGGCATTGCTCCGGAGCGCTCTGGTAAAGGCCCGCGTGGGACGACTGCCCGCAGCTGGCACGCAGCACGCGGATAGCCGCCGGCCTGCTGTAGGAGGTGGCCGAATTGAACTGGTCGAAGACCACGTCCAGACGCGACAGCAACGGGTTGTCACGCAGCCCGGCGGCAGACAGGTCATCCCAGGCCAGCGAGCAGATGTTGATGACCAGCAGGTCGAACGGTTGCTCATCCGCATTGATGGCAGGGAATGCCGTCACCCGCTCCCGCTCACTGGCGAAGAACCGTTCGAGCCAGTTGTTAAGCGTGGCATTGTCGGCAAGCGCAGCAGCCTGCACGGGCTTGCCGGGGCCGGCAGCCACATTGCCGGCGGGCTGGCCGGCATTGACGGACAGTGAAGGCAGGCCGCCCACGGCCAGCCACGCCAGCCCCAGCAGGCTCAAGGTGCTCAGGCGCAGCCAATGGCGTAAGTACAGGTAGCCCACCAGCAACAGCGCCAATGCACCCAGCAGGTTCCAGTTGATGAAGCGGCCCAGCAGTTCGAGCAGATAGTCCCAGGAAAAGTCGAGCACACCCGGCTGTGCCAACAGGCGGCTGAAGGGCGGGAACCAGGTGTCCTGGTAGAACAACGCGACCCCAATCGGCACCGCCACCAGCTGCCGCGCGACGCGCAACCATCTACCCGGCAAAGGCAGCAGCAGGAAAGCGGCGAACAGCAGGTTCGGCAGCGCCTGGAAGTCCAGCATGCCGAGGGCGACGAGCAGGAATTTTGCCAGGAAATAGAGGTTCCACCCTCCCAGCCCAGGCCAGCGGGCCAGTACCGGGAGGGAGGCGGTGGTCTTAGTCATTACGGGGTTCCTGGCGTGTAGCGCGGTGGCGGACGCCCAGCGGTTTCAGGTAACGGGGTGCGAGGCGGCGGTGCAACCAGCCGCGCAATACAACGCGCAGGCGCAGGCCAAGTAGGGCCAGGGCAAGCGTAACCAGCGCTGTAATGGCGATTACTTGCAGGAGTTGCACGAAGTTCATGCTGTACCCCGCTTGCCCAGGGCAATCCGGCGGGGCGCCAGGGTCGGCCTTGGTTGCGCAGGCTGTTGCGCCGATGCATCCAGCCGCGGTGGCTGCGGTGCGCTGTCGTCGAGGAAGGCCGGGGTGGCCAGGCTGTCGACCCCGGCGAGTACCTCCTGGCTGATGAACAGCTCTTTCCACGACAACTGGAAGATGTGGTCAAGCGCTTGCTCGACGCCTTCGGAGCGGCAGGCGAACAGAAACAGGAACATGACTTCGCCCACGACACAGGCGATGTCGCCATCGCGGCGAAACACCGTGCGCGAACAGGCCTGCAGCGGGGTAAGGCCGGGGGCCGGGCGCAATACCAGCAACTGGTGGACGATTTCGCCGTTGCGCACACCGTGCCACATGGTGTTCACGGCTTGTGCAAATGCACGGGGCGCCACCAGCCCGCAAATGGCCAGAGGGCGCAGCCGTGCGAGCAAGGCATCAAAATTGCCTGGCAAATGCCGGCGCCATATGTAGCCCTGGATGCTCTCGACCATGGTCAAAAAGCGCGACAGACTGGCACCGAACGGCACGATCTGGGTAGCACCACAGGCCAGCAGCAGTTGCTCGTCCTGGTAACGCAGGGTAGGCGCCATCTCGCGCACGACCAGCTTCAAGGCATTGCCACGCAACTGACGCAGGTGGTGCAGCTGCCGCGCCAGGTTGTCCAGGCGCTGCCCGCCATCCATGGCAAAGATTACCGTGGCAGACACCGCACGGCTGGCTTTGCTGCTCAGTTCGTCAAGGTTTTCGCAGACTTGCCAGTGCTCGGAGAAGGCGGGCGCGCCCTCCAGTACCGGGCGCTGGGCCAGGCACAGCAGCTCATCACCGCCGGTGTCGGATGGCACCTGCGGTGCTCCGGTAGCGGCAAACCCCGCGTCAAGGCGCGCCAGCTCCAGGTCTCGGGTACCGGCTTTGCCGAGCGGGTTGCTCCAGAAATGCTGCAGATAGCGCACCCCGCCTTTGCCGCGGTACACCTGGGCCAGCCCATCAACGCCCT includes the following:
- the bcsB gene encoding Cyclic di-GMP-binding protein (*Name bcsB), which encodes MTGYPARTWGLAMALCAALSQTAAASVAPLAEPAVPTVPNWPVMKTFEQLGHASDSLLLGVRNTEHIEFGVRRDRLATDASLQLDYTPSPALLPNLSHLRVYLNDELMGVVPVEKDQPGQRVRRQLPLDPKLLSDFNRVRLEFVGHYTDICEDPAHSGLWLNLNRKSQVQLHEQALALDNDLAYFPLPFFDARDTGKVELPVVFSGVPSLGEQRAAAILASYFGSQAGWRKATFPVLYNRLPVRADTPKPSIVFATNDRRPAFLADLQKFPPVDGPVLQMIDHPDDRWSKVLLVLGRNDDDLVKAASALAVGNNLFRGARVKVEQMTALQPRQPYDAPNWTRTDRPVRFAELLDYPEQLQVSGLQPRPVTLELNLPPDLFVWRNQGIPLRTLYRYTAPAVTDESRLSISVNDQYITSMPLVGNDRRSGTLEEMRLAVLSGDSTALTEKSLVPALKIGDRNRLRFDFSFASTLGSAQRDRCQTSLPVDVRAAIDDNSTIDLSGYYHYIAMPDLRAFARSGFPFSRMADLSETLVIMPAKPTAMQVGTLLDTVGGVAGQVGYPALGLQLVDDWKQAAAADADLLLIGSLPEALSEAPNLGLLLSAQRDWLLQGRSAGLPGSQRFDTAPAAASSRVAVSAQAPIAAITGLKSPFHEQRSVVALLASSDSDYGLLRDTLGDVGKLDAVAGSVTLVRSSGVTSQFVGEHYFVGALPWWLLLWFHLSEHPVLLAAIAAVCVVLFAFLLWRALRWAGKRRLGEAG
- the bcsA gene encoding Cellulose synthase catalytic subunit [UDP-forming] (*Name bcsA) → MTLSPLSAYTWFSARGARLPVACLFTVGVWLAFLFLRLESPAWQALLAERQRLYPQLAGKRPSLGDPVRLLIQSLWLLLRQQPAQRRPEFARRIRDCVREQLRNARRLAGHYRSLLVGRLQQVPARYRDSAFKHEASARLRGLSVFARRAFYSVLTLCATGLALLCVTEPFGYLAQLVFIGLLLGIAMLVRHMPGRFPTLMLIVLSTIISCRYLWWRYTATLNWNDTTDLVCGVILLAAETYSWFVLILGYIQTSWPLQRKPANLPANPQHWPTVDLMIPTYNEDLSVVRTTVLAALGLDWPRECLRIYILDDGRRDAFRAFADEVGVGYIVRPDSKHAKAGNLNHALGVTDSELIAIFDCDHVPVRSFLQMTVGWFLKDPKLALVQTPHHFFSPDPFERNLGSFRRRPNEGELFYGLIQDGNDMWNAAFFCGSCAVLRRTALESIGGFAVETVTEDAHTALRMHRQGWSSAYLSIPQAAGLATESLSAHIGQRIRWARGMVQIFRTDNPLFGRGLSLFQRVCYANAMLHFLAGLPRLVFLTAPLAFLLLHAYIIYAPALMILLYVLPHMIHASLTNSRMQGKYRQTFWGEVYETVLAWYIARPTTVALFAPKKGKFNVTAKGGLMEQEQFDWHIAQPYLWLAALNVAGLGFAVWRLFTGPAAEIGTVIVSSLWVIYNLLIIGAAVAVAAEVRQVRRAHRVQMRLPAGVVLPSGHAYPCTLVDYSDGGVGLQLHEGLTLKPGEQVRLLLNRGQREFAFQACVTRTVGQHVGLVFHALSQQQRIDLVHCTFARADAWLGWSEQHEVERPLRSLVDVLKLGGVGYLRLLEHLPPWVHAWLRPLRALAHWLASYWPRTPRAVPSLNLVDRDA
- the bcsQ gene encoding Cellulose biosynthesis protein BcsQ (*Name bcsQ), whose protein sequence is MTSLALHGVRGGLGRSALLAALGYALQGVGERVLLIDLCPSNLLGLHFNLPLDTQEGWAPAEQQGQPFDDAVYEVLDGLCLLPFGSLPGGVPHPVPDPQVWRARQAELAGHFDWVLFDLPQLPPDTAGHSIETDVRVLVAEAEMASHLLLGREPVERYDMLLVNRYDPASRLQSDLLMVWRDLYRDRLPIQVVHRDEAFLEALACKAPLGHYAPQSLACRDVQSLAVRCLTRRQP
- the bcsG gene encoding Cellulose biosynthesis protein BcsG (*Name bcsG), producing the protein MTKTTASLPVLARWPGLGGWNLYFLAKFLLVALGMLDFQALPNLLFAAFLLLPLPGRWLRVARQLVAVPIGVALFYQDTWFPPFSRLLAQPGVLDFSWDYLLELLGRFINWNLLGALALLLVGYLYLRHWLRLSTLSLLGLAWLAVGGLPSLSVNAGQPAGNVAAGPGKPVQAAALADNATLNNWLERFFASERERVTAFPAINADEQPFDLLVINICSLAWDDLSAAGLRDNPLLSRLDVVFDQFNSATSYSRPAAIRVLRASCGQSSHAGLYQSAPEQCLLFQNLAKLGFQSNTLLNHSGQFDNFIGDITQQHMPQPGLRNTDFPRALVGFDGSPIASDLDVLRRWWGQRKGSAAEHVSLFYNSISLHDGNRIVTADGGTRVADYATRANRLFGELGTFLDELERSGRRVVVAIVPEHGAALHGDRMQLSGMREIPTPSITHVPVGLKFIGMGQPARSEPLRVSAPTSYLALSEVVSRVYTGLGQQQALDVPGLLADLPTTEQVAQTSGAEVVNYQGRAYMRLQGQPDWQPIPEERP
- the bcsE gene encoding Cyclic di-GMP binding protein BcsE (*Name bcsE), with the translated sequence MPLLAISGIGAESSCLHEQGLYWLACDATEDATLLCRQVLEGMPDDVRATLITDAQAMGDVLGALDAAQGPAELALYETSPQAILHLIDDLPRIDVPGRVLLLLAPLEAWAGEDVARWCNALRPVLLAEAALLLVISSGQGAGRVEQLRAFNQGVDGLAQVYRGKGGVRYLQHFWSNPLGKAGTRDLELARLDAGFAATGAPQVPSDTGGDELLCLAQRPVLEGAPAFSEHWQVCENLDELSSKASRAVSATVIFAMDGGQRLDNLARQLHHLRQLRGNALKLVVREMAPTLRYQDEQLLLACGATQIVPFGASLSRFLTMVESIQGYIWRRHLPGNFDALLARLRPLAICGLVAPRAFAQAVNTMWHGVRNGEIVHQLLVLRPAPGLTPLQACSRTVFRRDGDIACVVGEVMFLFLFACRSEGVEQALDHIFQLSWKELFISQEVLAGVDSLATPAFLDDSAPQPPRLDASAQQPAQPRPTLAPRRIALGKRGTA